A genomic stretch from Dissulfuribacter thermophilus includes:
- a CDS encoding c(7)-type cytochrome triheme domain-containing protein → MKKKLLLVLSIFVVALGGQGLFSNGLADEEEADYPTEPIVFIQPVKAVIFDHKFHVEEAGLDCESCHDDLFEQAAGTAEENDDFKMQALYEGKYCGACHDGETAFASNTKCAVCHIGVMGYNRMHKVDGEAEEKVHH, encoded by the coding sequence ATGAAGAAGAAATTATTGTTAGTTTTAAGCATATTTGTCGTTGCTTTAGGGGGTCAGGGTCTGTTTAGCAATGGTCTTGCAGATGAAGAGGAGGCAGATTATCCAACAGAGCCCATAGTTTTTATACAGCCAGTTAAGGCAGTAATCTTTGACCATAAATTTCATGTTGAAGAAGCAGGTCTTGATTGTGAAAGTTGCCATGACGATCTATTTGAGCAGGCAGCTGGAACTGCTGAGGAAAATGATGATTTCAAGATGCAGGCCCTATATGAAGGAAAGTACTGCGGGGCATGTCATGATGGCGAGACCGCATTCGCATCAAATACAAAGTGTGCTGTATGTCATATCGGCGTAATGGGTTATAATCGCATGCACAAGGTAGATGGTGAAGCCGAAGAAAAAGTGCATCATTAA
- the nrfD gene encoding NrfD/PsrC family molybdoenzyme membrane anchor subunit — MSKMQSSATTAEKGLVATSSATYNIILAFLALFTAIGVAAGIHAFFIGHDHAYGVTREVPWGLLIATYIFFVVTSTGLCLVSSIGHVFGVETLVPIAKRSIFLSIATIVSGFLVIGFEIENPWRMAIYNVISPNLTSNIWWMGTLYGAYLFFMLIEFALLQIGKHREAGMAGLLGVISGVAAHSNLGAVFGLLGGREFWHGPYMPIYFIASAMLSGCAAILFFTYLAYKANGWKMSESLERALSVTGKIGLLLIAVLAFFDTWKILSGIAGHPPGKYEATMALISGPYAVNFWIGEIGLGLVAPFILILAARMRNTKIMFVAGLLSIIGIFFMRYDLVVVGQIVPHYHGMDIVGLPTFYSYSPSLHEILITVGGLSLCGMLFLMGERLFRGHVSEAHS; from the coding sequence ATGTCCAAGATGCAGTCTTCAGCCACTACAGCAGAAAAGGGGTTGGTAGCAACGTCATCTGCTACCTATAATATAATTTTGGCCTTTTTGGCTCTGTTCACAGCAATTGGAGTAGCAGCTGGTATTCATGCCTTCTTTATAGGCCATGACCACGCATATGGTGTCACAAGAGAGGTCCCCTGGGGACTCTTGATTGCAACATATATATTCTTTGTTGTTACATCTACGGGGCTTTGTCTCGTCTCCTCTATAGGGCATGTCTTTGGGGTAGAGACCTTGGTGCCAATTGCAAAACGTTCAATATTTCTCTCCATCGCTACTATTGTCAGTGGTTTTCTTGTGATCGGATTTGAGATAGAGAACCCCTGGCGGATGGCAATTTATAATGTGATCAGTCCCAATCTCACATCAAACATTTGGTGGATGGGAACACTGTATGGTGCATATCTGTTCTTCATGTTAATTGAGTTTGCCCTCTTGCAGATAGGCAAGCACCGTGAGGCAGGAATGGCTGGCCTTCTAGGGGTCATTTCTGGTGTGGCAGCTCACAGTAACTTAGGTGCCGTGTTTGGCCTTCTAGGCGGACGTGAATTCTGGCATGGACCATATATGCCTATATATTTTATCGCCTCGGCTATGCTTTCAGGTTGTGCTGCAATCCTCTTTTTCACCTATTTGGCCTATAAGGCCAATGGATGGAAGATGAGTGAATCTTTGGAGCGTGCTCTTAGTGTTACAGGTAAAATTGGCCTTCTGCTCATAGCAGTGCTGGCATTCTTTGATACATGGAAGATTTTGTCTGGTATTGCAGGCCATCCTCCAGGAAAGTATGAGGCAACTATGGCCCTTATCAGTGGACCATATGCTGTCAACTTTTGGATAGGCGAGATAGGTCTTGGACTCGTAGCCCCATTTATTCTAATACTTGCGGCAAGGATGAGAAATACCAAGATAATGTTTGTGGCAGGACTGCTGAGTATTATAGGTATATTCTTCATGCGTTATGACTTGGTGGTTGTTGGCCAGATCGTGCCCCATTATCACGGAATGGACATAGTCGGGCTCCCAACCTTTTACTCCTATTCTCCCAGTCTACATGAGATCCTCATCACTGTGGGCGGTCTCAGCCTTTGCGGTATGCTCTTTCTCATGGGAGAGAGGCTTTTCAGGGGCCACGTGTCTGAAGCACACTCTTAA
- a CDS encoding MerR family transcriptional regulator: protein MAKREKTKRVNLEADLPVYPIGVAARMLGVHPRTLRIYEAEGLIKPRYRKARRLYSNNDIQWVTCLRSMIHDEGISIPGIKKLLEFVPCWKIMDCPKEIRDKCGAKVEAMKVQSQCGPLDLKGDEAQVLN from the coding sequence ATGGCTAAGCGCGAAAAAACAAAGCGCGTCAATCTAGAGGCCGATCTCCCTGTATATCCAATAGGAGTGGCGGCAAGGATGCTTGGAGTTCATCCCAGGACTCTTCGGATCTATGAGGCAGAAGGGCTAATAAAACCAAGATATAGAAAGGCGCGGAGGCTCTACTCTAATAATGATATACAGTGGGTTACCTGTCTGAGGTCCATGATACATGATGAGGGTATTAGCATCCCTGGGATAAAAAAACTGCTTGAGTTTGTACCGTGTTGGAAGATTATGGACTGTCCAAAGGAAATTAGAGACAAGTGTGGTGCAAAGGTCGAAGCTATGAAAGTTCAGAGCCAGTGTGGCCCGCTGGATCTCAAAGGAGACGAGGCCCAGGTTTTGAATTGA
- a CDS encoding cytochrome c3 family protein, translating to MFKKGLGVLVSLMTMAFVASTVLAGVGPAVIKLENKKGTVTFQHHKHQERTKCAECHHEKGPDGKQVPYYEGMKIQKCETCHNKSFPNKKLNKPMKAFHKNCKGCHKTHHGPTKCKECHKKK from the coding sequence ATGTTTAAGAAGGGATTGGGTGTTCTCGTTTCACTTATGACGATGGCCTTTGTGGCATCGACTGTCCTAGCAGGAGTAGGTCCAGCTGTAATTAAATTGGAAAATAAGAAAGGAACCGTCACATTCCAACACCACAAGCACCAGGAAAGGACCAAGTGTGCAGAATGCCATCATGAAAAGGGCCCAGACGGAAAGCAAGTTCCATATTACGAAGGGATGAAAATTCAAAAGTGCGAAACTTGTCACAACAAAAGTTTTCCAAATAAAAAACTCAACAAACCCATGAAGGCATTCCATAAAAATTGCAAAGGCTGCCATAAAACCCATCATGGTCCCACCAAATGTAAAGAATGCCACAAGAAGAAATAA
- a CDS encoding inositol-3-phosphate synthase, translated as MTKIRIAVVGVGNCFSSLWQGINYYRTKSPEDAIGLMHWNLGGYLPGDIEVVAAFDIDARKVGKDVSEAIFAPPNCTKTIKKDVPLTGVKVEMGKILDGVSPHMKDYPENQTFKVADAPEKDKEEIVRILKESGTEVLLNYLPVGSEEAVRFYAECALEAGVGYINNMPVFIASDPAWASRFEEKGIPIIGDDIKSQVGATIVHRVLANLFKKRGVKLERTYQINTGGNTDFLNMLNRTRLSSKKKSKTEAVQAVLGQPLSSEDIHIGPSDYVPWQKDNKIAFIRLEGKLFGDVPMNIELRLSVEDSPNSAGVAIDSIRCCKLALDRGIGGPLLSPSAYFMKHPPEQYSDDEAFKRTEEFISGKRER; from the coding sequence ATGACCAAGATCAGAATTGCAGTGGTAGGTGTTGGTAACTGCTTTTCATCACTCTGGCAGGGGATCAATTATTATCGCACCAAGTCTCCAGAAGACGCCATTGGTCTAATGCACTGGAATTTAGGGGGCTATCTGCCAGGAGATATAGAAGTTGTGGCTGCCTTCGACATTGATGCCAGGAAGGTAGGTAAGGACGTCAGCGAGGCAATCTTTGCCCCTCCCAATTGTACTAAGACCATTAAAAAGGATGTACCTCTTACTGGGGTAAAGGTGGAAATGGGAAAGATCCTTGATGGAGTTTCCCCTCATATGAAAGATTACCCTGAAAATCAGACGTTTAAGGTTGCAGATGCACCTGAAAAAGATAAAGAAGAGATTGTGAGAATTTTAAAGGAAAGTGGTACTGAAGTATTGTTAAATTATCTGCCAGTTGGTTCTGAGGAGGCAGTTAGATTCTATGCTGAATGCGCCCTTGAAGCAGGAGTTGGCTACATCAATAATATGCCAGTATTTATTGCAAGCGATCCAGCATGGGCTTCCAGGTTTGAGGAAAAAGGGATTCCAATAATAGGAGACGACATAAAGAGCCAGGTAGGAGCCACTATTGTACACAGAGTACTTGCAAATCTCTTTAAAAAGCGCGGTGTAAAGCTAGAGCGTACCTACCAAATAAATACTGGTGGAAATACTGATTTTTTGAATATGCTAAACAGGACCAGGCTATCATCTAAAAAGAAGTCCAAGACTGAGGCAGTGCAGGCGGTATTAGGCCAGCCTCTTTCATCAGAGGACATCCACATTGGTCCTAGTGATTATGTCCCATGGCAAAAGGACAACAAGATTGCCTTTATCCGTTTGGAGGGAAAACTCTTTGGGGATGTACCCATGAATATTGAGTTGAGGCTCTCTGTAGAAGACTCTCCAAATTCAGCAGGTGTTGCCATAGACTCCATTAGGTGTTGTAAGCTTGCTCTGGATAGAGGGATAGGAGGTCCATTGCTTTCGCCATCCGCATATTTTATGAAGCATCCTCCAGAACAATACTCTGATGATGAGGCCTTTAAAAGGACTGAGGAATTCATTTCAGGCAAAAGAGAGCGTTGA
- a CDS encoding M48 family metallopeptidase, whose translation MMRPLKGLRNSFQAKESVDKMALLRAIFCVLFLGAFLVSCAKAPITGRTQLILISPEAEKGLGLKTAQEILGKEPIEHDPALNAMLIRVGSRIAKAAGRPDFEWEFHLIKRDDVVNAFCLPGGKVFVYTGVLKYTKDECGLATVIGHEVAHALARHGAERMSLALLSQVGETALEATLSSQGPQTVQTFRMLYGLVSNVGVILPYSRKQEFEADYIGLMLMAQAGYNPMCALSFWERMKKAQSGRPIIYFLATHPTDEARIERLRMVLPRAMERYNSALK comes from the coding sequence ATGATGAGGCCTTTAAAAGGACTGAGGAATTCATTTCAGGCAAAAGAGAGCGTTGACAAGATGGCCCTGTTAAGGGCCATTTTTTGTGTCCTTTTTTTAGGGGCTTTCCTAGTTTCATGTGCAAAAGCCCCCATAACTGGAAGGACTCAGCTTATATTGATAAGTCCTGAAGCGGAAAAGGGTCTTGGACTAAAAACCGCGCAGGAGATCCTTGGAAAAGAGCCTATTGAACACGATCCAGCCTTAAACGCCATGTTGATTAGAGTGGGCTCAAGGATTGCCAAGGCCGCAGGCCGACCAGATTTTGAATGGGAATTTCACCTTATAAAAAGAGATGATGTTGTAAATGCCTTTTGTCTGCCAGGAGGAAAGGTATTTGTCTACACGGGTGTGCTCAAATATACAAAAGATGAGTGTGGTCTCGCTACTGTCATAGGTCATGAGGTGGCCCATGCCTTGGCAAGACATGGTGCTGAGCGAATGAGTCTAGCCCTCCTGTCTCAAGTAGGTGAAACGGCCTTGGAGGCAACTCTTTCAAGCCAGGGGCCCCAGACTGTCCAGACATTCAGGATGCTTTATGGTTTAGTAAGTAATGTGGGAGTGATTTTACCATACAGTCGCAAACAGGAGTTTGAGGCTGACTACATCGGCCTTATGTTGATGGCACAAGCAGGATATAATCCAATGTGTGCCCTCTCTTTTTGGGAGCGAATGAAGAAGGCCCAATCTGGAAGGCCAATTATCTACTTTTTGGCAACCCATCCAACAGATGAAGCTAGGATTGAAAGACTCAGGATGGTCCTTCCAAGGGCGATGGAACGTTACAATAGTGCTTTAAAATAG
- the nadC gene encoding carboxylating nicotinate-nucleotide diphosphorylase: MILNKFLIEKAIKEALIEDLSPGDLTTDATIPEPWERNAYILAKEDFILAGSLCFKTTFELLDPSLSIKFNAFDGDWIKKGTRLADLKGNVASILKGERVALNFLQRLSGIATLTRQFVDKVAGLNVRICDTRKTTPGLRILEKYAVRVGGGFNHRFSLSDGILIKDNHIAACGGVRSAVERARLHSPHSYKIEVEVSTKEDLLEAIEAGADAVLLDNMTIDELKSAVELARQKAPDLLLEASGGVNLENVRAIAETGVDIISVGALTHSARSVDISLKVTTNIG; this comes from the coding sequence GTGATCTTAAATAAATTTTTGATTGAGAAGGCAATAAAAGAAGCGCTAATTGAGGATCTTTCCCCTGGAGATTTGACTACAGACGCCACAATCCCAGAGCCATGGGAAAGGAATGCATATATTTTGGCAAAGGAGGATTTCATACTCGCTGGCTCATTGTGTTTTAAGACGACGTTTGAGCTCTTGGATCCGAGTTTGTCAATAAAATTTAATGCCTTTGATGGTGACTGGATCAAAAAAGGCACGAGGTTAGCGGACCTTAAAGGAAATGTGGCCTCAATTTTAAAAGGAGAGCGGGTAGCTCTAAATTTTCTTCAAAGGCTGTCTGGAATAGCCACTCTCACAAGGCAATTCGTCGATAAAGTTGCAGGATTAAATGTCAGAATATGTGATACAAGAAAGACTACTCCAGGTCTTAGGATACTCGAAAAGTATGCAGTGAGAGTAGGAGGAGGATTTAATCATAGATTTTCCCTGTCAGATGGAATCCTCATCAAAGACAATCATATTGCTGCATGTGGGGGTGTAAGGTCAGCAGTTGAGAGGGCAAGGCTACACAGCCCCCATTCCTATAAGATCGAAGTTGAGGTCTCCACCAAAGAAGATCTCTTAGAGGCTATAGAGGCTGGTGCAGATGCTGTGCTTCTCGATAATATGACTATTGATGAGCTGAAGAGCGCAGTAGAGTTGGCCAGACAGAAGGCACCTGATTTGCTACTTGAGGCCTCAGGTGGAGTAAACCTAGAGAATGTGAGGGCCATAGCAGAGACAGGGGTTGATATTATTTCAGTTGGTGCACTCACGCACTCTGCGAGAAGTGTTGATATCTCCTTAAAAGTAACCACTAATATAGGATAG
- the cobS gene encoding adenosylcobinamide-GDP ribazoletransferase — MPERIRAYKNFKAFIVAIQFLTILRPAPRLETNPTDLSTSLAYFPLVGLLLGFLCAMFDWAMSELWPPLVRGVLDCCFLAFMTRGLHLDGLADTADGILSSRPPNEALSIMKDSSTGALGALTLVVVILLKTVALCETTRLQRLEWIILAPVLSRFSLVMLAAFSNYARKTGGLGTYFVGFYAKKALIIALPVSLLAGGLLGGIKGALAFFIACILGWFAASWFRKKLGGVTGDCLGAHLEIVETFILLFGASRYL, encoded by the coding sequence GTGCCTGAACGCATTAGAGCTTACAAAAATTTTAAGGCATTCATCGTAGCAATACAATTCCTCACTATTTTGAGGCCTGCTCCTAGGCTTGAGACCAATCCCACAGACCTTTCCACATCGCTGGCCTATTTCCCTTTGGTAGGACTCCTACTGGGCTTTCTATGCGCAATGTTTGACTGGGCTATGAGCGAATTGTGGCCTCCGCTAGTAAGAGGAGTGCTCGATTGCTGTTTTTTAGCATTCATGACAAGAGGCCTTCACCTAGATGGTCTTGCGGACACAGCTGATGGCATCTTGAGCTCAAGACCACCCAATGAGGCGCTGTCTATTATGAAAGATAGCTCTACAGGGGCCCTTGGGGCGCTTACCCTAGTAGTTGTCATCTTGTTAAAGACCGTGGCCCTTTGTGAAACCACCAGGCTTCAACGCCTGGAATGGATAATCCTTGCCCCTGTACTTTCCCGATTTAGTTTGGTCATGTTAGCAGCATTTTCCAATTATGCGCGAAAAACAGGCGGCCTTGGCACCTATTTTGTTGGTTTTTACGCCAAAAAGGCCTTGATAATTGCCCTACCTGTTTCATTATTGGCAGGAGGCTTACTTGGTGGAATAAAGGGGGCCCTTGCCTTTTTTATTGCCTGTATATTGGGCTGGTTTGCAGCCTCTTGGTTCAGGAAAAAGCTTGGCGGCGTCACAGGGGATTGTCTCGGAGCACACCTGGAGATTGTAGAAACCTTTATTTTACTATTTGGGGCCAGCAGATACCTCTAG
- a CDS encoding acetyl-CoA carboxylase carboxyl transferase subunit alpha/beta: MADTGKILSQLLERVSYLGDIKQDPTWRGLDEIQRSLLELKDSFYDIPENDLLRELERLEERLKFLEDRAAEHITPMERVNIVRSIHRFTLMDILENVYDSYTELGGEGECSVDPAIVVARAVISRRVKNKIYSHQVMVIGHEKGKGEEFRNGGSAKPWGNEKALRYMKVAETEGIPIHFYIFTPGAFPIEDFPGAAQQIARNLYVMAKLKVPMVSFISEGGSGGAEAVGLADMRLMASHGYYSVISPEGAAAIEGKIREGESLPRELVQHCAEQLKITAEDNLKLGTIDRIVQEPPLGARRDDYAFFRRLRYEMIRATDEVVLKTKSFRAFRAYALNRQKEEGKDIPDEFDVVIKWNLIGIEKERLLALRSKKYRQMGLGYFKERKPLIPAVSKAKDAISKGYYELRYGLLKHHKKSVQQILEDMSSEGSAMLKTFTEPVRSAYEFVFAEPKKPTRFKRADQTIHSSIFCQEWETYVSPLSNEDKTVSCPNAHKYGCLDLWVPDLYGEFAGVCPTCGHHFPLEYQWYLNNLFDKGSVKEFNQHIISANPLGFKGFESRLKRDVKKTKRRTAMVTFDAEIFGIKVVVAMLIGSFRNGTVGTAEGEKFVRACDKAKVTRRPFLCYVHTTGGIRIHEGTLGVVQMPKCTMAVREYIDSGGLYIVVYDNNSYAGPVASFLGCSPYQFAIRSSRIGFAGPRVIRETTGQDVPPDYHNAKNALKRGHIQGIWDRRMFRKNLFEALLSMGGPKLYYR, encoded by the coding sequence ATGGCTGATACAGGAAAGATTCTATCCCAGTTGTTAGAACGAGTATCCTATCTTGGAGACATCAAGCAAGATCCCACATGGAGAGGGCTTGATGAGATCCAACGTAGTCTTCTTGAGCTAAAGGACTCCTTTTACGATATTCCCGAAAATGACCTGTTGAGAGAATTGGAACGTCTCGAAGAACGGCTCAAATTTCTAGAAGATAGGGCCGCAGAACACATAACCCCTATGGAACGGGTAAATATCGTGAGGAGTATTCACCGATTCACCCTCATGGACATCTTGGAAAACGTGTATGACTCGTACACAGAACTAGGTGGAGAGGGTGAATGTAGCGTGGATCCAGCTATTGTAGTGGCCAGGGCCGTTATATCGAGGAGAGTTAAAAACAAGATCTATTCTCACCAGGTCATGGTTATTGGCCATGAAAAGGGAAAAGGTGAAGAATTTAGAAATGGTGGAAGTGCCAAACCGTGGGGGAATGAAAAGGCTCTGCGCTACATGAAGGTGGCAGAGACCGAAGGTATACCAATACACTTCTACATTTTCACACCAGGGGCATTTCCTATAGAAGATTTTCCAGGAGCGGCTCAGCAAATAGCAAGAAACCTTTATGTAATGGCAAAGCTAAAGGTGCCAATGGTCAGTTTTATATCTGAAGGCGGCTCAGGAGGGGCAGAAGCAGTCGGTCTTGCAGACATGAGACTAATGGCATCTCACGGCTACTACTCCGTAATATCCCCAGAAGGAGCCGCTGCCATAGAAGGCAAAATTAGAGAAGGGGAATCCCTTCCAAGAGAACTTGTTCAGCACTGTGCTGAACAGCTCAAGATTACTGCAGAAGACAATCTAAAACTCGGTACCATAGATAGAATAGTACAGGAACCTCCACTTGGGGCCAGACGTGACGATTATGCTTTTTTCAGACGACTCCGTTATGAGATGATTAGGGCGACAGATGAGGTAGTACTCAAGACCAAGAGCTTCCGTGCCTTTAGGGCATATGCATTAAATCGTCAAAAGGAAGAGGGGAAAGACATTCCTGATGAATTTGATGTTGTCATAAAATGGAATCTGATTGGGATCGAGAAAGAAAGATTACTTGCACTGAGAAGCAAAAAATACAGGCAGATGGGTCTGGGCTACTTTAAGGAACGCAAGCCCTTGATTCCTGCAGTCTCCAAGGCCAAAGATGCAATCTCAAAGGGCTACTATGAATTGAGATATGGGCTTTTAAAACATCATAAGAAGAGTGTACAGCAAATCCTTGAAGACATGTCCAGTGAAGGATCTGCAATGCTCAAAACCTTCACTGAACCGGTCCGTTCAGCATATGAATTCGTCTTTGCAGAGCCTAAAAAACCCACAAGGTTTAAAAGAGCAGACCAGACAATCCACAGCTCCATTTTTTGCCAAGAGTGGGAAACTTACGTTAGCCCTCTTTCAAATGAAGACAAGACTGTTAGCTGTCCCAATGCCCATAAATACGGTTGTTTAGACCTCTGGGTGCCGGACCTGTACGGAGAGTTTGCAGGTGTATGTCCAACCTGTGGGCATCATTTCCCACTTGAATATCAGTGGTATCTTAACAATCTCTTTGATAAGGGCAGTGTAAAGGAATTCAATCAACACATCATTTCAGCCAATCCCCTAGGATTTAAAGGTTTTGAGAGCAGACTCAAACGTGATGTCAAAAAGACCAAAAGACGCACTGCCATGGTTACCTTTGATGCAGAGATCTTTGGTATTAAGGTAGTTGTAGCAATGCTCATAGGAAGCTTTAGAAATGGAACTGTGGGTACTGCTGAAGGAGAAAAGTTTGTTAGAGCATGCGACAAAGCCAAAGTAACTAGAAGACCATTTCTTTGTTACGTCCATACAACTGGTGGAATAAGAATTCATGAAGGCACTCTTGGGGTCGTGCAGATGCCAAAGTGCACTATGGCGGTCAGGGAATACATTGATTCTGGAGGACTCTATATCGTAGTTTATGACAACAATTCCTATGCAGGACCTGTGGCCAGTTTTCTCGGTTGTTCCCCATATCAATTTGCCATAAGATCTTCCAGGATAGGCTTTGCAGGCCCAAGGGTAATTCGGGAAACCACGGGGCAAGATGTGCCTCCAGACTATCACAATGCCAAAAACGCCCTTAAAAGAGGACATATTCAGGGAATCTGGGACAGGCGCATGTTTAGAAAAAATCTGTTTGAGGCGCTTCTTAGTATGGGAGGACCTAAACTATATTACAGATAG
- a CDS encoding biotin carboxylase N-terminal domain-containing protein — MARHRILIANRGEIAIRIMQACEELGIDTVVVYTKEDQDSEHVQKVIRKSPDKAYRIASYKDPNEIFSVCDQAKCTAIHPGYGFFSENFRFARRATLRNRPITFIGPRWEVIRDLGSKINTKRVAKTLKIPVIPGSYAPIYNEIEAEALAEELFFLQKEQGIQHPSVLVKASAGGGGMGIEEVRELDAFRQAYRRIQNYARRQFGDEGVLIEQALRDYHHLEVQILCSKHGEYVHFGTRNCTIQSTGRQKRIEIAPGFDPDTISYPFDAKKVLNEIVEYSLRLAKHVKYDNVGTWEWIVTRDGKPYLLEVNTRIQVENGISARISRVKKIGQPNLIKEQIRCALGEKIGYNQNHISFEGTSIELRIVAEDTKRGFAPWCGTITTLKFPSYDWAEVHTHVPTSRPYKIPTEYDPNLALVIIWGQNTNEAIQRAKEFIDNTQIEGVGPKGEPIITNLSYLRERLDASLRFE; from the coding sequence ATGGCTCGACATCGAATATTAATAGCAAATAGAGGCGAGATTGCCATTAGGATAATGCAGGCGTGCGAAGAGCTCGGCATCGACACCGTTGTTGTGTATACAAAAGAAGACCAGGATTCAGAGCATGTACAAAAGGTAATAAGAAAATCCCCAGACAAGGCATATAGGATTGCCAGTTACAAAGATCCCAACGAGATTTTCTCAGTTTGCGATCAGGCAAAATGCACGGCCATTCATCCAGGTTATGGCTTTTTTTCCGAAAACTTTCGTTTTGCACGGCGTGCAACCCTCAGAAATAGACCGATTACATTTATTGGCCCCAGATGGGAGGTCATAAGAGATCTAGGGAGTAAAATCAACACAAAGCGAGTGGCCAAGACCTTAAAAATTCCCGTTATACCCGGTTCTTACGCTCCAATATATAATGAAATCGAGGCAGAGGCACTGGCAGAGGAACTATTCTTCCTTCAAAAAGAACAGGGCATTCAACACCCCTCTGTACTGGTCAAGGCAAGTGCAGGCGGCGGCGGAATGGGAATAGAGGAAGTAAGAGAACTAGATGCCTTTAGACAGGCTTATAGGAGAATACAGAACTATGCCAGGCGCCAGTTCGGTGATGAAGGGGTGTTGATCGAACAGGCTCTGAGGGATTATCACCATCTAGAGGTCCAGATCTTATGCTCCAAGCACGGCGAATACGTACATTTTGGCACTAGAAACTGCACTATACAGAGTACAGGGAGACAAAAACGAATTGAGATTGCTCCTGGCTTTGATCCCGATACCATTAGTTATCCATTCGATGCCAAAAAGGTTTTAAATGAAATTGTTGAGTATTCCCTGAGGCTTGCCAAACACGTCAAATACGACAATGTCGGTACGTGGGAATGGATAGTTACCAGAGATGGAAAACCCTATTTACTAGAAGTCAATACGAGAATCCAGGTGGAAAATGGTATTAGTGCCAGGATTTCCAGGGTGAAAAAGATTGGCCAGCCCAATCTCATAAAGGAGCAGATTCGCTGTGCCCTTGGAGAGAAAATTGGATATAATCAAAATCACATCTCATTTGAGGGAACGAGTATCGAGCTCAGAATCGTTGCGGAAGACACAAAAAGAGGGTTTGCACCGTGGTGTGGTACAATAACTACCTTAAAATTTCCATCCTATGATTGGGCGGAGGTTCACACCCATGTCCCAACATCTCGACCTTACAAGATCCCAACTGAGTATGATCCTAATCTTGCCCTAGTGATTATTTGGGGACAAAACACAAACGAGGCAATACAAAGGGCAAAAGAATTTATAGACAACACCCAAATTGAAGGAGTTGGCCCCAAAGGTGAACCAATTATTACGAACCTTTCCTATTTGAGAGAAAGGTTAGACGCTAGTCTCAGATTTGAATAA
- a CDS encoding universal stress protein: MKIKNIQRRGEMIDIKKVLFPVDFTEGSKKIIPFVKFFTEKCGAELYLVHVIRGPEEFSGFEMGAAWFSSFEQELLKGAQKAMDRLLYEEFGNGADIHSEVLMGDAVDEIVNYANKNEIDIIVMGTHGRKGLEKVMFGSVAEGVVKSASCPVLTVNPHKVKL, from the coding sequence ATGAAAATAAAAAATATTCAAAGGAGGGGGGAAATGATAGATATCAAAAAAGTTTTATTTCCAGTAGATTTCACGGAAGGTTCTAAGAAAATCATCCCTTTTGTTAAATTTTTTACTGAAAAGTGTGGTGCTGAACTCTATCTCGTTCATGTTATTAGGGGGCCTGAGGAGTTTAGCGGATTTGAGATGGGAGCTGCATGGTTTTCATCATTTGAACAAGAACTTTTAAAAGGGGCTCAAAAGGCTATGGATAGACTCCTTTACGAAGAATTTGGAAACGGTGCCGACATTCATTCTGAGGTGCTCATGGGAGATGCGGTGGATGAAATAGTAAATTATGCAAATAAAAATGAGATAGACATAATCGTAATGGGTACCCATGGTCGAAAAGGGCTTGAGAAGGTCATGTTTGGAAGTGTTGCGGAAGGAGTAGTAAAGTCAGCTTCTTGTCCTGTGTTAACAGTGAATCCACATAAGGTGAAGCTATAG